A window of Apium graveolens cultivar Ventura chromosome 8, ASM990537v1, whole genome shotgun sequence contains these coding sequences:
- the LOC141677626 gene encoding uncharacterized protein LOC141677626, giving the protein MNTTNDLHFHGNSDPVEFLGHFNIEMDVYQVPDLARCRLLAATFREGAQQWFQKLGPGVITSWEQMKTLFLTQFQAAVKYIPPVTTLANVKQKEGESLTLYFKRFNAESTLVRGATDETLKILLIAGLRVRTDFWKHLQGKDPVSLADVLVQAESFKAIEQSLVETKKNDNTHNSKGRSKRRDRSLSPDYRRNARSPNRVNTVNTRREWSLPSNYERRVSNYTLLAASINHIFEVKRCMGIDDKGKDERQPPWAEDVEKTAEVKFQRAGSIRAIFGGHPFVGDSNRALLEDRPPKVFKGESVDITFKEKELRWVHHPHNDALVITMLIGAMNVHRVFLDNGSSTNILYYSTYKKLGFPDSNMYFEDAHVYGTGEAVRVMGSVRLPVMLGEGALSVTQMIDFKVLDQDSAHNVLVSRPWLRAFRVITSIHHLMIKFSTQNGVGSLRGSQYESRDCYHKAVKEFRRRRYEGKGLPFEDVEDIHTKPNGEVHAHYFVEGPEEEETHVSGNSVWTLGNVSKIRSMEEVVVNHAEEIIQKEVNGEKLEGRSEIL; this is encoded by the exons ATgaacacaaccaatgacttgcATTTTCATGGGAACTCTGATCCTGTGGAATTCCTGGGGCATTTTAACATTgaaatggatgtatatcaagtacctgatttggctcGATGCCGTCTCCTGGCGGCCACTTTTAGGGAAGGCGCACAGCAGTGGTTCCAAAAACTGGGTCCAGGTGTGATCACAtcctgggaacagatgaaaactttATTTTTGACACAATTTCAAGCTGCAGTGAAGTACATACCACCTGTTACCACCCTAGCTAATGTGAAGCAGAAGGAAGGAGAAAGTTTAACCTTATACTTCAAAAGGTTCAATGCAGAATCCACTTTGGTAAGGGGTGCAACTGATGAGACACTAAAAATACTTCTTATAGCTGGATTGCGTGTGAGAACGGATTTCTGGAAGCACCTGCAAGGGAAAGACCCTGTGTCACTAGCTGATGTGCTTGTGCAAGCGGAATCATTCAAAGCAATTGAACAGTCGCTTGTagaaacaaaaaagaatgacAACACACATAACTCCAAGGGGCGATCCAAGAGAAGGGATAGATCCTTGAGCCCAGATTATCGGCGGAATGCCAGAAGCCCCAATAGAGTGAACACCGTGAACACGCGGAGAGAATGGAGCCTGCCATCGAACTACGAGAGGAGGGTCAGCAATTATACGCTGCTGGCGGCATCCATTAATCATATCTTTGAG gtgaaGCGATGCATGGGAATCGATGACAAGGGTAAGGATGAAAGACAGCCCCCGTGGGCGGAAGATGTTGAAAAAACAGCAGAAGTTAAGTTTCAGAGGGCTGGCAGTATcagggcaatttttggaggacaccctttTGTTGGTGATAGTAATCGAGCACT CTTAGAAGACAGACCTCCGAAGGTCTTTAAGGGAGAGTCCGTTGATATTACGTTCAAGGAAAAAGAATTAAGGTGGGTGCATCATCCCCACAACGACGCGCTGGTGATTACCATGCTTATTGGGGCAATGAACGTACATCGAGTCTTCTTGGACAATGGGAGTTCTACGAACATCTTGTACTACAGCACTTACAAAAAGCTGGGTTTCCCGGATAGCAACATGTATTTCGAAGATGCACACGTCTATGGTACTGGGGAAGCAGTGAGAGTTATGGGTTCGGTCAGGCTTCCCGTCATGCTCGGGGAAGGAGCTTTGTCAGTCACTCAAATGATAGACTTCAAAGTACTGGATCAGGATTCCGCACACAATGTGTTGGTCAGCAGACCTTGGTTGCGagcgttcagggtgataacctcgatacatcacttgatgataaagttcTCAACACAAAACGGAGTGGGCAGTCTGAGAGGGTCGCAGTATGAGTCACGTGACTGCTATCATAAGGCTGTTAAAGAATTCCGCAGGAGAAGGTACGAAGGAAAGGGTCTCCCATTTGAGGATGTAGAAGATATTCATACAAAACCAAACGGAGAGGTTCATGCCCACTATTTCGTAGAAGGCCCCGAAGAGGAAGAAACCCATGTCTCTGGGAACTCTGTTTGGACGCTGGGGAATGTTTCGAAGATCCGTAGCATGGAAGAAGTGGTGGTGAACCATGCAGAAGAGATCATACAGAAGGAGGTTAACGGGGAAAAAttggaaggaagaagtgagattttgTAA